From the Ovis aries strain OAR_USU_Benz2616 breed Rambouillet chromosome 10, ARS-UI_Ramb_v3.0, whole genome shotgun sequence genome, the window GCCCTTCTTCAGGCCCAGATCAGCAGCACATTTCTTGCCAACAATCATCAAATGCCCAAGAAGACTTTCATCATCATCTTCTGCTGCAGAAATCTGGGATATATGTTTCTTGGGTATCACCAGAAAATGTGTTGGTGCTTGAGGGGAAATGTCATGGAAAGCAAGACACTGGTCATCCTCATAAATGATTTTGGCTGGGATTTCCTTGCGAATGATCTTCCCAAAGATCGTGTCGCCGCCAGGCCGGATGACCTGAGCCTTGGCGATCTCATCTgccatctctgcctccctcccgtGCAGCTGGCGGGGGAGAAGGTCGGGAGGAGGGACTCAGTTCTTcttatcagatggccaaagtattggagtttcagcttcagcatcagtccttccaatgaatattcatcagtccttcctgaatattcaggaccaatttcctttaggatggacttgtttgatctccttgctgtccaagggactctcaagagtcttctccaacatcatagttcaaaagtgtcaattctttggcgctcagctttctttatggtccaactctcacatccctacatgactgctgggaaaaccatagctttgactagatggacttttgttggcaaaataatgtgtctgctttttaatgtgctgtccaggttggtcatagcttttcttccaaggagcaagtgtcttttaatttcatggctgcagtaccatatgcagtgatttacAAGATTAACGTATAACAGCTATATTAAAACCTACAGTCCCATGGAATGTTGCCTGCTTCACTGTACTCCTTGAAAACAGAGGCCAGTGCAATTCCTCAAGTCATGGAGACCCATGATTTGGCCCatgaatctcagttcagttcagttcagtcgctcagtcatgtctgactctttgcgaccccatgaatcgcagcacaccaggcctccctgtccatcaccaactcccggagttcactcagactcatgtccatcgagtcagtgatgccatccagccatctcatcctctgtcatccccttctcctcctgccccgaatccctcccagcatcagagtcttttccaatgagtcaactcttcacatgaggtggccaaagtactggagtttcagctttagcatcagtccttccaaagaaatcccaggacagatttccttcagaatggactgcttggatctccttgcagtccaagggactctcaagagtcttctccaacaccacagttcaaaagcatcaattcttcggtgctctgccttcttcacagtacaactctcacaaccatacatgaccactggaaaagccatagccttgactagatggaccttagtcggcaaagtaatgtctctgcatttgaatatgctatctaggttggtcataacttttcttccaaggagtaagcgtcttttaatttcatggctgcaatcagcatctgcagtaattttggagccccccaaaataaagtctgacactgtttccccatctatttgccatgaagtgatgggaccagatgccatgatctttgttttgtaaatgttgagctttaagccaactttttcactctcctctttcactttcgtcaagaggctttttagttcctcttcactttctgccataagggtggtgttatctgcatatctgaggttattgatatttctcccagcaatcttgattccagcttgtgtttcttccagtccagcatttctcatgatgtactctacacagaagttaaataaacagggtgacaatatacagccttgacttactccttttcctatttggaatcagtctgctgttccaggtccagttctaactgttgcttcctgacctgcatacagatttctcaagaggcaggtcaggtagtctgggattcccatctctctcagaattgtccacagtttattgtgatccacacagtcaaaggctttggcatagtcaataaagcagaaatagatgttttctggaactctcttgctttttcatgatccagcggatgttggcaatttgatctctggttcctctgccttttctaaaaccagcttgaccatcaggaaATTCAtagtttacatattgctgaagcctggcttggagaattttgagcattactttactagcatgtgagatgagtgcaattgtgcaatagtttgagcattcttttgcattgcctttctttgggactggaatataaactgactttttccagtcctatggccactgctgagttttccaaatgttctggcatattgagtgcagcactttcacagcatcatctttcaggatttgaaacagctcaactggaattccatcacctccactagctttgttcgtagtgatgcttcctaaggcccacttgacttcacattccaggatgtctggctctagatgagtgatcacaccatcatgattatttgggtgtgaagatctttttggtacagttcttctatgtattcctgccacctcttcttaatatcttctgcttctgttaggtccataccatttctgtcctttattgtgcccatctttgcatgaaatgttcccttggtatctctaattttcttgaaaagatctctagtctttcccattctgtagttttcctctatttctttgcattgatcactgaagaaggctttcttatctcttctttctattctctggaactctgcattcaggtgcttatatctttccttttcttctttgtttttcgcttctcttctttttacagctatttgtaaggcctccccagacagccattttgtttttttgcatttcttttccatggggatggtcttgatccctgtctcctgtacaatgtcatgaacctcattccataattcatcaggcactctatctatcagatctaggcccttaaatctatttctcacttccactgtataatcataagggatttgatttaggtcatacctgaatggtctagtggttttccctactttcttcaatttgagtctgaatttggtaataaggagttcatgatctgagccacagtcagctcccggtcttgtttttgttgactgtatagagcttctccatctttggctgcagagaatataatcagtgtgatttcggtgttgaccatctggtgatgtccatgtgtagagtcttctcttgtgttgttggatgagggtgtttgctatgaccagtgtattttcttggcaaaactctattagtctttgccctgcttcattccacattccaaggccaaatttgcctgttactccaggtgtttcttgacttcctatttttgcattccagtcccctataatgaaaaggacatcttttgggggtgttagttctaaaatgtcttgtaggtcttcatagaaccgttcaacttcagcttcttcagcattactggttggggcatagacttggattaccgtgatattgaatggtttgccttggaaacgaacagagatcattctgttgtttttgagattgcatccaagtcctgcatttcggactcttttgttgaccatgatgaccactccatttcttctgagggattcctgcccgcagtagtagatataatgtagTAGGTCTTTTTGGAAACAGTTCAGAActtcttcctattctttcttctcccaggcTGATCCCAGAGTTACTTTTATCTGCAGTGTTGGCATAATGCCAAGTGCAATCATTGCCTAGGTTTTAGATCACTGGTATTTGATTCCCATGCATTACAGCAATAATTATGGTTATCATTAAATATTAGTCAGTGTTGGGATAAGATTTATTTATTGTTCCACAAAATTTGGTTCCCATACGATCAGTTCATATATTTTATTGCTCAAGCAGAAATTGTGCTCTactgagaaaaacaaattaaggGGACACACTGTCATTGGTCTGCTTAAAACTTGGTTTGAGATGATTCATGGAATTGCCTAGCAACAAACCACTCTCATTTTACAATACCGGGTGCAATTTGACTACTTGAtgcacaataagaaaaaaattttcatttgtctGGTTAAAGATTTTCCACTGTTGCTGCAAATGTTTAAGTGGATTTCTCAGAAACACgctggaattaaaaacaaaaacaatcttcTTTGAGTTAGtgcctttttatcttttaaagtgtTACAGAAGGGCAGTTTTGTTATTCAACACCATTTTAGCCAATAACACAATGATCATTATGAGGATTATTTACCAAAGCATTTATTAAAAGCTTTTTCCTGGATTGAAGAGGTCTGTCACCATGGGAAGGAAGTGGTTCATTACAGAGCAGCTTAACAATACAAAAGCATTTCTCCAGCCTTCCTTGTTGCTTTCCCAAGGGTTTGGGGAGTCATTTTGATGAGCAATCAGCAGGAATTGGGGCGAGTGAAAAGTGGTTTGTAGTTTAAGTACCGCCAAACCTGATTCCTGATTTCCCAACATCTACTTAATTATTAGTGTCTGAGATGATTCTCTTTCTTAGCTGGTTTGCCGAATGGAAGTTCCAGGTGTCTGACTGTGGGTGTGCATTGGcgacagtccacagggccgcaaagagttggacacgactgaagcaactttgcaggcATGCGCGCATCGACTCAGAGAAGGTGAAGAGGTGAACCACAGCAGCGCCCTCAGAGTGGATGGGTTTCCGGGGTGTCTGAGAAGACTGGCTTGTCACTGAATGCTTCAGCCCAGAGATGTCCCCAGGCACCTGCTCTGATTGTTGGTGTGAGATCCCAAGAGAGacacctttttttattttttttttcagctttgggTTCTTAGTTGTGGGATATGGTCTCTtagtgcagcatgtggaatctagttccctgaccagggattgaaccctgaccccctgcattgggagcttggagtcctagccactgaaccaccagagaattcccaagaTACAAATTTTCAACCCGAATGTAACCTGAGCTTGTGTGAGTGGTAAGGATGGGGAGTGAGCAATCTGcttaagcaattttttttcattcaccgAATATTACTATAATCCAGACCTTAccttgtgtgcgtgctaagtcactttagttcaactctttgtgaccctggatggcagcccaccaggctccctctgtccatgggattctccaggcaagaatactggagtgggttgccataccctcctccaggggatcatccgaacccagggattgaacctgggtctcccgcattgcagatagattctttaccatctgagtcaccagggaagcccccggtATTGACAGGTAGggggtgccacctgggaagccccaaaccttgCCTTCCTACCTGTCAATCACTAATTTTTCAAACAACTAGAAAAACACTTTTCATATTGAAACAAAGTAGGCATCATTAGGGTTTGATTTCAAATCTCCCCTTCAGAAAAAGCCTTCTCGACTTTTCTGTGTAAAGTCACGTCTCTCTCCAGTTCCAGTCATGCTCTGTTTCCAGACCAGGCCAATAATATGATGGCGTGTGTGTGGGAGAAAAGGCGGATCTGTGATACGAGGGCGTTGGGTGTTGTTGAATCCTAACCTTACCACCTCATTCATTTCTTTAGCTTCATACTTTCCAGAGAACAGCTCAGGGCCATGTGACAAAACAGGAAGACAAGAGAAAGGGGAGCAACAATTCTGTTTGTCACCGGGTGACTTCTGTGACCTTCACACATCAGCAGCTTATCCATTCAATGACAAgatgcctttttctcttttctttgacaGCCTCTCCTATTTTGCCTTTCAATCACAAATGTTTTCTACTTAAGAACCAGTTttggggactcccctggtggtccagtgattaagaaaccactttccaacgcaggggatgcgggtttgatccctggtcagggaactaagatctcacatgcctctgggcaactaagcccatttgctctagagcctgtgagctgcagttAGGGAAACctgtgtgctgcaatgaaaatcGAGTGCTCTGAAACTAAGATCCAATGcagctaagtaaataaataaaaaattttaagtaaaagacCAAAGAACCACTTTTTGATCTTATGtatgataaatgctgggctggaagaagcacaagctggaatcaagattgccgggagaaatatcaataacctcagatatgcagatggcaccccttatggcagaaagtgaagaggaactaaaaagcctcttggagaaagtgaaagaggagagtgaaaaagttggcttaaagctcaacattcagaaaacgaagatcatggcatctggtcccatcacttcatgggaaatagatggggaaacagtgtcagactttaactttttgggctccaaaatcactgcagatgctgactgcagccatgaaattaaaagacacttactccttggaagaaaagtta encodes:
- the LOC101112491 gene encoding adenosine 5'-monophosphoramidase HINT1; protein product: MADEIAKAQVIRPGGDTIFGKIIRKEIPAKIIYEDDQCLAFHDISPQAPTHFLVIPKKHISQISAAEDDDESLLGHLMIVGKKCAADLGLKKGYRTVVNEGSDGGQSVYHVHLHVLGGRQMNWPPG